TATAATCAGAGTATATAGCAACTATTTGACCAGAGGAGGCATTATTAACGGCGGATTGGATAGTTGAATAGAGTCCCTTTAGCATTGAATCCTCTTTCACACTGATGTCAGGTGTAACGGTTGCTCCGGTATACCGGGTGATCGTGCCACCGGTGGACTTGATGTAGTAGCCATTCAAGGTCAGATTAGCATTAGATCCCAATACAAGTTTTACACCGCTGGGTAATGCAATGTCGCCGGTCAAAGTACTTGAGCCAACGACAACAATCATATCCCCTGAGCCAGCAGCATTGACTGCAGCGTTTACGGTAGAATACTCATTAGGTACGATAAGTGCTGATACCGCAGTGTAGGCATTGATGCGGCCATGCCCATAGTATTGATCCCAACCAGAGCTTCCCTTATCATCAGCTGTTACTTCAATGATTTCTCTCACCTCATGGGGGGCCAAGGATGGATGAAGCGAGAGAATCAGCCCGGCCAGACCCGAGACATGCGGGGCAGCCATAGATGTGCCATACTTATAGGCATAGGTATTGCCTGGTATTGTGGAATAGATATCATTCGCGTTTGGGGTTCCACCTTCGCCTCCAGGTGCAACAATGTTTAGGGCAGAACCATAGCTTGAATACGATGCCCTTGAATCATTCTGGTACGTTGCTCCAACGGCAATGACGTTTGAATATGATGTTGAATAGCGAGCTGGCCATATGATAGCACCACCTGATGTACCTTCATTGCCAGCTGCAGCTACAACTATAATATCATTATCATTTGCATGTTGAACTGCATCCTCAATTTTAGTGGTTGGCGAAGACCAACCAAGACTTGCATTAATGATATGTACTCCACCTTCCTCTTCAGCATACATTACTCCTTCCAGAAATTCATCGTCAGTCCCGTTTTTATTTTCGTCCAATACCTGGACCGCAAGAATGCTGCAATCCCAGCAGACTCCTGCAATTCCTTCGTCATTGTCTGATTCAGCTGCCGCGATTCCGGTTACATGGCTACCATGACCATTCTCGTCTTTGACTCCGTTACCATCTCCAACAATGTCGTCCCCTAAAAAAAATCTGGAGGGATCGTCCAAATCATCATGATAAAGACTTCCGTTTACCAAGGGGATACCAGTATCAAGAATAGCTATCAAAACATCACTATCTCCAGTAGTAATGTCCCAAGTTCCTCAGCATCGATATCAGCATCAACGGTGCCGCCAGACACTTGCCCTGTATTCTTGAGTCCCCATTGTTTGTCGAAGTGGTCATCATCAGGAACGACGCATGCGTGTCCTATTATATTGGGTTCTGCGACTTGTATTAAGGGATTTCTACTTAGCTCAGCCCCAAGTGAGAGTACATCGATAGTATCCGGGACCTCGAATTGTACCCAGCGGAGTTTGTTGAGATCCTTTCTTATATTCGCACCATAATTCTGTAAAAGCGGAAGCACATCAGCGACTTGAATACCCTGCCGTAGCTTCACTGCAATTTCACCATGAACGTATTCAACCTGACGGCCATTCCAGATTCCAGTACGTACCTCCTTGCCCCGAAACATAACCTGGGCGCTCAGCATCGCCCAAGGTAGCAGTACCAGCACTAGAAGGAAAGGCAGTTTAAAGGCTGTCGCCGTTAGTTTGTTCCACATGGTACTACCTCCTTAGTTACATGATGATGTGACAAACTTTGACCAGCATTCAATTACTAGAATTCCTTTCTTCATATATATCCATGAAGATAAGCTCCGAAAAAACATTAACACTGTGTCCGAGGATTTGCAGAATTCACCACGGTAGAGAGTAATGAAGTAAGACGTTGAATCCAAACTTAAGAGTGGTAATAGGATACTGACGAACGTCCAAAGCCATTCCGCCTCTCTCAAAGAACTTCGAATAAGCGAATTGGCCAGACAGTTCCATGCCGAAGCTTAGTCGGCTGGAGATAGCGACCTCCCCGCCTGTAATTGCCTGAATGAAGTAGCTGTCCACATCTATGCGTCCAAGACTACTGTTGGAACTCTTCGTCCTCTGACGCACAAGACCGGTACGGACACCGATTGAAGGAGTAAAACGTTTACACTTCCAGAGCCGATAGGCGCCTAGTCCTAGCACCGATTGCCTATGCACGACAGTGATATCCCGGTGTATGATAGACTTCTCACTTCCAGCACCTAGGAAAAGTGTGAACCTCGCATAGGGACTTGGCTCATAGCTAGCGAGCAGGGATAAGGGTGCATACGGTATATCAAAGGCATACTCTTCCATGGATTCAAGGGGTAAGCGCGAGTAGCCGATTCCAATGCTATACTTGTGTGGTGCATTATTTGCCTGTGCCTGCGTGGTTGTTGCCACCAGCCCCACGAAAAGCATTAGCAAAACATTTATTTTATGGTAAGGTCGCAGTTTAGTCATGGAACTCTCCCTCGCGAGTAATTCCGCCCATTTTATCCTTTGAAAATCCCCCACAGACATACTCCTTCCATTATAAATGCCTACGGCTATATAGTCATTCACCGCCCTAACGCAGCTTCACTACGAGGGAGCGCTGCGGATACAAGATATTATAAATAAACGGCAACGTCAAGAATTATATTTCAGATGGGCTATCACTTCTTGCCAATAATCACTATTAGCCGCCAGGTGGGTGACAGGCCCCGCCTGCGGCCCCGCTTTCAGCGGGACTGATGGCGGGACAGGCAGCATGATTTTGATCCTTAACAGTTTACCATTAGTGAAAATCTTTTATAGGATAGTGATCTTAAACGATTGTAGCGAAAAGCAATGGCTAATTTAAGGAAAGCACTATAAGATATTCAGAAAAAGGAATAAGAAATCTCAGACATAGTCTTACAGTTATTTTCGCTAAAGTATAGTCGTAAAGGAGCCATTAAGCGCTGACGAGATAAAAACGCCCTCCTCGTCGCGTACGAGGAGGGCGTTATAAGTCAGGGGTAGGCTGGTGGCTTACACTTCTTCGGTGACGTCGGTCTTGCGGCGCTTGGAGTAGACCCGGAACTGGTCGGGTGCCAGGTTGTCGTCGGCCTTGATTTCCAGCCAGACCCAGTGCTGCCACATGAAGCTCTTCACCACCTGGGACTTGGTTTCCAGCAGGTGGTCGGCCAGGGAAGGGGGCACAGTGATGACCAGGCGGCGGTCTTTATGGTTGGAGCGGAAGCGCCGCAGCCAGCTGTCGATGGAAGTGATCATGGCGTCCTTGGAGGGGATGCGTCCCAGGCCTTTGCAGGTGGGGCATTCTTCACTCACGGAGTGCAGCAGTGACAGGCGCACCCGTTCGCGGGTCATTTCCAGCAGGCCGAACTCGGAGATGTGTGTCACGGCCACCTTGGCGCGGTCTTTTTTAAGCTCCTTCACCAGTTCGTTGTAGACCTTTTTCTTGTTAGTCTCGTCCTGCATATCGATAAAGTCGATGATGATAAGTCCGCCGATGTCGCGCAGGCGCAGCTGGCGGGCCACTTCCCGGGCCGCCTCCAGATTGATTTTAAGCGAGTTCTGTTCGTGGTCCGCCTTGCCGATGAAGCGGCCGCTGTTCACGTCCACCACCAGCATGGCCTCGGTGTGCTCCAGGACGATGTAACCGCCGCTCTTGAGCCAGACCTTGCGCTGGAGGGTCTTGTCGATCTGCCCCTCGATGTCGTGGTTGGAGAAAATGGGAGCCTTGCCCCGGTAGAACTCTACCAGATTCACCTGGGATGGAGAGACGTCGCTGAGGTAGCTGGTGAGGCGCTTGTAAATCTCCTTGGAATCGATGATGACCTTATCCACGTCGGGGGTCAGCAGGTCCCGGATAACACTGTCGGTAGTGGTGAGATCCTGGTAGAGCAGGATGGGTCCCGATCGGTTTTTGGAGATGGACTCCAGTTCTTTCCACGACTGCCACAGGTTTTCGAAGTCCTTGGTGAGGACTTTCTGGTCTTTTCCTTCGGAGACGGTGCGTACGATAATGCCGAAGCCCTCGGGCTTGAAGGACTCCACCACTTTTCGGAGGCGGCGAACTTCATACTTGTCGGTGATCTTTCGTGAAATGCCGATAAAGTCGGCGTTCTGAACCAGGACGAGCAGCCGGCCGGGGATGGCGATATCGGTAGTGACACGGGGGCCCTTGCCGGCGAAGGGTTCCTTGATGACCTGTACCAGGATTTCCTGCCCGGACTTCAAGTCGATCTCCGTCGCGACGGTAGTCTGGTTCCGTCTGGGGCGGGCCGTGCGCTGGGTTTCGGCAGGCTTTTCGGAGGGGCGTTTCTGTTCGCCACCGTCGCCATGTAGGGCCTGTTCGACCTCCTCCAGGGACACGTATTCCAGATTTTCGAGATTGCCGATCTCGGCGAAGGGAAGGAAAGCGTTCACCGAGTAGCCGATGTCTACGAAAGCAGCCTGCATACCGGGGATGACATTCTCAACCACCCCCTTGTAAATGCTGCCCACCATGCGTTGATAGTCGGGGCGTTCCACGTACAGTTCAACGAGGCGGCCATTTTCGACAATGGCCAGGCGGGTACTCCCGGCCGATTCGTTAATAAACATTTCCTTGACCACATCATCTGCCATAGGGCCAATCGCCTCCCCAGATCAAATAAGTATCTTTTATGCATCGCTCCAGGGGGAATTATGTCACGCTTGTGGGATGTAGGAGGGGAACAGTACTGAATTCAGGAAACAGGCCGGCTACTCAGACCGAGTCAATTGTACCGGAACCTTCGGAAAAGCCTTCGCTATTCGGAAGAAATTCTTGCCTTACCATTAAAAATCCTACATCTACACGCTTCATAAGTCGCCCCCCTGGGGCCTTTATCCTTTACTCTCTTTACGAGGAGTCTGGCGTATACTACATTTTATAACGCCGGATCAAAATACTTCCTTCAGGGCTTCCATCGAGAAGTCCCTTTGAAATAAAGCGCCAAAAAACTACCGCTAAGGTATATAATTCGCGCTG
Above is a window of Candidatus Neomarinimicrobiota bacterium DNA encoding:
- a CDS encoding S8 family serine peptidase, whose product is MIAILDTGIPLVNGSLYHDDLDDPSRFFLGDDIVGDGNGVKDENGHGSHVTGIAAAESDNDEGIAGVCWDCSILAVQVLDENKNGTDDEFLEGVMYAEEEGGVHIINASLGWSSPTTKIEDAVQHANDNDIIVVAAAGNEGTSGGAIIWPARYSTSYSNVIAVGATYQNDSRASYSSYGSALNIVAPGGEGGTPNANDIYSTIPGNTYAYKYGTSMAAPHVSGLAGLILSLHPSLAPHEVREIIEVTADDKGSSGWDQYYGHGRINAYTAVSALIVPNEYSTVNAAVNAAGSGDMIVVVGSSTLTGDIALPSGVKLVLGSNANLTLNGYYIKSTGGTITRYTGATVTPDISVKEDSMLKGLYSTIQSAVNNASSGQIVAIYSDY
- a CDS encoding ribonuclease E/G, whose protein sequence is MADDVVKEMFINESAGSTRLAIVENGRLVELYVERPDYQRMVGSIYKGVVENVIPGMQAAFVDIGYSVNAFLPFAEIGNLENLEYVSLEEVEQALHGDGGEQKRPSEKPAETQRTARPRRNQTTVATEIDLKSGQEILVQVIKEPFAGKGPRVTTDIAIPGRLLVLVQNADFIGISRKITDKYEVRRLRKVVESFKPEGFGIIVRTVSEGKDQKVLTKDFENLWQSWKELESISKNRSGPILLYQDLTTTDSVIRDLLTPDVDKVIIDSKEIYKRLTSYLSDVSPSQVNLVEFYRGKAPIFSNHDIEGQIDKTLQRKVWLKSGGYIVLEHTEAMLVVDVNSGRFIGKADHEQNSLKINLEAAREVARQLRLRDIGGLIIIDFIDMQDETNKKKVYNELVKELKKDRAKVAVTHISEFGLLEMTRERVRLSLLHSVSEECPTCKGLGRIPSKDAMITSIDSWLRRFRSNHKDRRLVITVPPSLADHLLETKSQVVKSFMWQHWVWLEIKADDNLAPDQFRVYSKRRKTDVTEEV